A stretch of Primulina tabacum isolate GXHZ01 chromosome 13, ASM2559414v2, whole genome shotgun sequence DNA encodes these proteins:
- the LOC142522513 gene encoding protein BONZAI 3 isoform X2, with amino-acid sequence MGNCFSDVKGGQQAIGGTGAGEGHNDAVDFFFKARGQQPLYTPIQLSLSASKLLDCDITSKSDPMAVVYSKKRDGKLEELGRTEVILNNLNPAWVRKINITYQFETVQTLIFHVYDVDTKYHNVPVKELQLKNQDFLGEASCVVSEIVTKRDRSLTLNIKASHGLKNLGTLIVHAEETAVSRNVVEMTFHCKNLENKDLFSKSDPFLRISRFMEMGGLIPICKTEVVNNNLNPVWKSVCLTMQQFMSKENPLLIECFDFNSSGNHVLIGKLQKSISELETLYRSKAGANLISPSSGLGHHEKGKIFIERYVEKQMYSFLDYISSGFELNFMVSVDFTASNGNPQSPDSLHHIHPLGHLNAYQQAILEVGEVIQFYDSDRRFNAWGFGGRLPNGSVSHCFNLNGSLTDFEVEGVEGIMAAYASALRNVVLAGPTLFGQVINKAAEIAAHSVSCRHAKYYVLLIITDGVITDLQETMDSLVRASDLPLSILVVGVGSADFKAMEILDADNGRRLESSTGRIATRDIVQFVPMRQVLHNGGGSVVQALLEELPSQFLSYVRSRDIIPLNADPANEADS; translated from the exons ATGGGCAATTGCTTCTCTGATGTGAAAGGTGGTCAGCAGGCGATTGGTGGTACCGGCGCCGGTGAGGGGCATAACGACGCGGTGGACTTCTTCTTCAAGGCCAGAGGTCAGCAACCCCTTTACACGCCCATACAG TTATCTCTTTCAGCTTCTAAGCTTCTTGATTGTGATATCACATCAAAG AGCGATCCCATGGCAGTGGTTTACTCCAAGAAAAGGGATGGGAAACTCGAGGAACTTGGTCGAACTGAAGTAATATTAAACAATCTCAATCCTGCTTGGGTTCGAAAGATTAATATTACTTACCAATTTGAGACTGTTCAAACATTGAT CTTTCACGTGTATGATGTTGACACAAAATATCATAATGTCCCTGTGAAG GAGCTGCAGTTAAAAAATCAGGATTTTCTAGGCGAAGCAAGTTGTGTTGTATCAGAG ATTGTGACGAAACGGGATCGGAGTTTAACCTTGAATATTAAAGCCAGCCATGGTTTAAAAAACTTGGGGACGCTTATTGTTCATGCAGAGGAGACAGCTGTTTCAAGGAATGTTGTGGAGATGACATTTCATTGCAAAAATCTTGAGAATAAGGACCTATTTTCCAAAAGT GATCCTTTCTTAAGAATCTCTAGGTTCATGGAGATGGGAGGTCTTATTCCAATTTGTAAGACAGAAGTCGTGAACAACAACTTGAATCCTGTTTGGAAATCTGTCTGTCTAACCATGCAACAATTCATGAGCAAG GAGAACCCATTGTTGATCGAGTGCTTTGATTTCAATAGCAGTGGAAATCATGTGCTTATTGG AAAATTACAAAAATCGATTTCTGAATTGGAAACCCTGTACCGAAGCAAAGCTGGTGCAAATTTAATCTCTCCATCTTCTGGATTAGGGCACCATGAAAAG GGTAAAATTTTTAtcgaaagatatgttgagaAACAAATGTACAGCTTCCTTGACTACATCTCCAGTGGATTTGAACTAAATTTCATGGTTTCTGTTGACTTTACTG CTTCAAATGGAAATCCCCAAAGTCCAGATTCTCTGCATCACATTCATCCTTTGGGCCACCTGAATGCTTACCAGCAG GCTATATTGGAGGTTGGGGAGGTCATACAATTCTATGATTCAGATAGACGTTTTAATGCTTGGGGATTTGGTGGAAGACTTCCCAATGGCTCAGTCTCTCATTGTTTCAACTTGAATGGAAGCCTGACAGATTTTGAG GTGGAAGGCGTTGAAGGTATCATGGCTGCTTATGCGAGTGCCTTGCGTAATGTTGTTCTTGCAGGACCAACACTATTCGGCCAAGTGATAAATAAAGCCGCTGAGATAGCAGCTCATTCTGTTTCTTGCCGCCATGCTAAATATTATGTGTTATTGATTATTACG GATGGCGTAATAACTGATCTTCAAGAAACCATGGATTCCCTAGTCAGGGCATCTGACCTCCCACTTTCAATCCTTGTTGTTGGAGTTGGTAGTGCTGATTTCAAAGCAATGGAg ATTCTTGATGCTGACAATGGGCGTCGATTAGAGAGTTCAACCGGAAGGATAGCTACACGAGATATAGTTCAGTTTGTTCCAATGCGTCAAGTGCTGCATA ACGGGGGAGGTTCAGTGGTTCAGGCACTTCTCGAGGAGCTACCGTCTCAGTTTCTATCCTATGTACGCAGTAGAGATATCATACCATTGAATGCTGACCCCGCAAATGAAGCTGATTCTTAA
- the LOC142522513 gene encoding protein BONZAI 3 isoform X1 has product MGNCFSDVKGGQQAIGGTGAGEGHNDAVDFFFKARGQQPLYTPIQLSLSASKLLDCDITSKSDPMAVVYSKKRDGKLEELGRTEVILNNLNPAWVRKINITYQFETVQTLIFHVYDVDTKYHNVPVKELQLKNQDFLGEASCVVSEIVTKRDRSLTLNIKASHGLKNLGTLIVHAEETAVSRNVVEMTFHCKNLENKDLFSKSDPFLRISRFMEMGGLIPICKTEVVNNNLNPVWKSVCLTMQQFMSKENPLLIECFDFNSSGNHVLIGKLQKSISELETLYRSKAGANLISPSSGLGHHEKVLQGKIFIERYVEKQMYSFLDYISSGFELNFMVSVDFTASNGNPQSPDSLHHIHPLGHLNAYQQAILEVGEVIQFYDSDRRFNAWGFGGRLPNGSVSHCFNLNGSLTDFEVEGVEGIMAAYASALRNVVLAGPTLFGQVINKAAEIAAHSVSCRHAKYYVLLIITDGVITDLQETMDSLVRASDLPLSILVVGVGSADFKAMEILDADNGRRLESSTGRIATRDIVQFVPMRQVLHNGGGSVVQALLEELPSQFLSYVRSRDIIPLNADPANEADS; this is encoded by the exons ATGGGCAATTGCTTCTCTGATGTGAAAGGTGGTCAGCAGGCGATTGGTGGTACCGGCGCCGGTGAGGGGCATAACGACGCGGTGGACTTCTTCTTCAAGGCCAGAGGTCAGCAACCCCTTTACACGCCCATACAG TTATCTCTTTCAGCTTCTAAGCTTCTTGATTGTGATATCACATCAAAG AGCGATCCCATGGCAGTGGTTTACTCCAAGAAAAGGGATGGGAAACTCGAGGAACTTGGTCGAACTGAAGTAATATTAAACAATCTCAATCCTGCTTGGGTTCGAAAGATTAATATTACTTACCAATTTGAGACTGTTCAAACATTGAT CTTTCACGTGTATGATGTTGACACAAAATATCATAATGTCCCTGTGAAG GAGCTGCAGTTAAAAAATCAGGATTTTCTAGGCGAAGCAAGTTGTGTTGTATCAGAG ATTGTGACGAAACGGGATCGGAGTTTAACCTTGAATATTAAAGCCAGCCATGGTTTAAAAAACTTGGGGACGCTTATTGTTCATGCAGAGGAGACAGCTGTTTCAAGGAATGTTGTGGAGATGACATTTCATTGCAAAAATCTTGAGAATAAGGACCTATTTTCCAAAAGT GATCCTTTCTTAAGAATCTCTAGGTTCATGGAGATGGGAGGTCTTATTCCAATTTGTAAGACAGAAGTCGTGAACAACAACTTGAATCCTGTTTGGAAATCTGTCTGTCTAACCATGCAACAATTCATGAGCAAG GAGAACCCATTGTTGATCGAGTGCTTTGATTTCAATAGCAGTGGAAATCATGTGCTTATTGG AAAATTACAAAAATCGATTTCTGAATTGGAAACCCTGTACCGAAGCAAAGCTGGTGCAAATTTAATCTCTCCATCTTCTGGATTAGGGCACCATGAAAAG GTTCTGCAGGGTAAAATTTTTAtcgaaagatatgttgagaAACAAATGTACAGCTTCCTTGACTACATCTCCAGTGGATTTGAACTAAATTTCATGGTTTCTGTTGACTTTACTG CTTCAAATGGAAATCCCCAAAGTCCAGATTCTCTGCATCACATTCATCCTTTGGGCCACCTGAATGCTTACCAGCAG GCTATATTGGAGGTTGGGGAGGTCATACAATTCTATGATTCAGATAGACGTTTTAATGCTTGGGGATTTGGTGGAAGACTTCCCAATGGCTCAGTCTCTCATTGTTTCAACTTGAATGGAAGCCTGACAGATTTTGAG GTGGAAGGCGTTGAAGGTATCATGGCTGCTTATGCGAGTGCCTTGCGTAATGTTGTTCTTGCAGGACCAACACTATTCGGCCAAGTGATAAATAAAGCCGCTGAGATAGCAGCTCATTCTGTTTCTTGCCGCCATGCTAAATATTATGTGTTATTGATTATTACG GATGGCGTAATAACTGATCTTCAAGAAACCATGGATTCCCTAGTCAGGGCATCTGACCTCCCACTTTCAATCCTTGTTGTTGGAGTTGGTAGTGCTGATTTCAAAGCAATGGAg ATTCTTGATGCTGACAATGGGCGTCGATTAGAGAGTTCAACCGGAAGGATAGCTACACGAGATATAGTTCAGTTTGTTCCAATGCGTCAAGTGCTGCATA ACGGGGGAGGTTCAGTGGTTCAGGCACTTCTCGAGGAGCTACCGTCTCAGTTTCTATCCTATGTACGCAGTAGAGATATCATACCATTGAATGCTGACCCCGCAAATGAAGCTGATTCTTAA